The following are encoded in a window of Ranitomeya variabilis isolate aRanVar5 chromosome 6, aRanVar5.hap1, whole genome shotgun sequence genomic DNA:
- the LOC143783446 gene encoding microtubule-associated serine/threonine-protein kinase 4-like — MFRISSKKRKVLALFKEIRTTYALDNVLPLPDGILSFTYRLVMVLVSDCLTKYQRGRISSEYLEHLQMKIRTLVQQAEERSQRGDLAFFKQLAQKFLYVLEYMARSRKRLETPDGDSKKGQHRNIGHPNTSEPGLKSDLIEETTEPATADGGIPEIPEIPESASAVIRSLNPMRKPSKSDYTQIKEISSGSFGTVHLVRHKDTKKVFAMKKQARSKLHKPFILKRAYLERDITIFSDCPFIVSTLCSFPTKHHLCMVMDFEAGGDCGSFIRFHGPLPLDLARMYIAETVLAVEYLHSYGVIHRDLKPKNLMISSTGHIKVTDFGISKLGLMRSTSDNYKVRTKDITREFRDNEVAGTYHYIAPEVILKKGYGRPIDWWAIGIILYEFLAGRVPFSGRCKRDICDSIIIDDITWKIKKSTDNPDAQDFMTRLLRKSPKRRLGTGGANEIKSHPFLSELDFENLQYMEPLFRPDLSSEEDTHYFHTGIWRPRDMDSDEILASYRSDWPESLNYVSSSQRLSKLYAINTRMMSNEDHKPSPDCSLETSTKHSDMQKESSPTRYDGDSEYFTAKSKTPSPILSVETTITSAVKLEEEQNSEIVAETETSRVETTNTSAVKLGEEHNPEIVPETEPSRVETKNASAVKLGEDQDPEIVPETEPSRVETTNTSALKLGEDQDPEIVPEAEPSRVETKNKSAIKLGAEQNAKIVEEREPRRRSIFRRIISSCRRGLSRAARSIRKRCIFPICR; from the exons ATGTTTCGAATTTCTTCAAAAAAACGTAAGGTGTTGGCACTATTCAAGGAGATTCGTACCACCTATGCCCTTGACAATGTGCTACCACTACCCGATGGCATCCTCAGCTTCACTTACCGGCTGGTTATGGTGCTAGTGAGCGACTGCCTGACCAAATACCAACGAGGTCGTATAAGCTCAGAATATCTTGAGCATTTACAGATGAAAATCAGGACATTAGTACAACAG GCTGAAGAAAGATCCCAGAGAGGAGATCTGGCCTTTTTTAAACAACTGGCCCAAAAGTTCCTGTATGTACTAGAGTATATGGCCCGCTCACGGAAGCGTTTG GAAACACCGGACGGTGACTCCAAAAAGGGGCAACACCGAAATATCGGTCACCCCAATACCAGTGAGCCAGGGCTAAAAAGTGATCTGATTGAAG AGACAACAGAGCCGGCAACTGCTGACGGTGGAATACCTGAGATACCAGAGATCCCCGAATCTGCCAGT GCCGTGATCAGATCATTGAACCCTATGAGAAAACCAAGTAAGAGCGACTATACCCAGATCAAAGAGATCAGCAGTGGATCTTTTGG GACCGTCCACTTAGTGCGTCATAAAGACACAAAGAAGGTATTCGCTATGAAGAAACAAGCCAGGAGTAAACTGCATAAACCATTCATTCTTAAAAGGGCCTATCTGGAAAGGGATATCACAATATTCTCCGATTGTCCCTTTATTGTCTCCACGCTTTGTTCCTTCCCAACGAAACACCATCTGTGTATGGTCATGGACTTTGAAGCAG GAGGAGACTGTGGAAGTTTCATAAGGTTTCACGGTCCTTTACCCCTCGACTTGGCACGCATGTACATTGCAGAAACGGTTCTTGCCGTGGAATATCTGCACAGCTATGGTGTGATTCACCGAGACCTGAAGCCTAAAAA TCTCATGATATCATCAACTGGACATATCAAAGTCACCGATTTTGGGATTTCAAAACTCGGACTAATGAGATCAACATCAGATAATTACAAGGTTCGAACTAAAGACATCACCAGAGAGTTCCGTGATAATGAG GTGGCTGGCACCTATCATTATATAGCCCCAGAAGTCATCTTAAAGAAGGGCTATGGAAGGCCTATTGACTGGTGGGCAATAGGGATCATCTTGTATGAATTTCTTGCTGGCCGTGTGCCATTTAGCGGAAGATGCAAAAGGGATATTTGCGACAGTATCATCATAG atgacatcacttggaaaattaaaaaatctactGATAATCCTGATGCTCAAGACTTCATGACTCGGCTGCTTAGAAAAAGTCCAAAACGTAGACTCGGGACAG GAGGAGCAAATGAAATCAAGAGTCATCCATTCCTGAGTGAGTTAGATTTTGAGAACCTTCAATATATGGAGCCATTGTTTAGGCCAGATCTTAGTTCAGAGGAGGACACCCACTACTTTCACA CTGGCATTTGGAGACCCAGAGATATGGATTCAGATGAAATTTTGGCAAGTTACAGGAGTGATTGGCCAGAAAGCCTAAACTATGTATCATCTTCTCAAAGACTTTCTAAG CTATATGCAATCAATACCAGGATGATGAGCAATGAAGATCACAAGCCATCTCCAGATTGTTCTCTAGAGACCAGCACAAAACACTCAGACAT GCAGAAAGAATCTTCTCCTACTAGATATGATGGTGATAGTGAATATTTCACTGCTAAAAGCAAGACACCCTCTCCCATATTGTCAG TTGAGACGACAATTACATCTGCAGTAAAACTGGAAGAAGAGCAAAACTCTGAAATAGTAGCAGAGACAGAAACTAGCAGAG TTGAGACGACAAATACATCTGCAGTAAAACTGGGAGAAGAGCATAACCCAGAAATAGTCCCCGAGACTGAACCTAGCAGAG TTGAGACAAAAAATGCATCTGCAGTAAAACTGGGAGAAGATCAAGACCCAGAAATAGTCCCAGAGACAGAACCTAGCAGAG TTGAGACGACAAATACATCTGCATTAAAACTGGGAGAAGATCAAGACCCAGAAATAGTCCCAGAGGCTGAACCTAGCAGAG TTGAGACAAAAAATAAGTCTGCAATAAAACTGGGAGCAGAGCAAAATGCCAAAATAGTAGAAGAGCGAGAACCTAGAAGAC GTTCCATCTTCCGTCGGATTATATCATCCTGCCGGCGTGGATTATCTAGGGCTGCTCGCAGCATCAGAAAAAGATGCATTTTTCCAATCTGTCGTTAG